In Dehalococcoidia bacterium, one DNA window encodes the following:
- a CDS encoding ferredoxin:thioredoxin reductase, protein MDQPSPKNVEKMWNYARAYAAKSGTVFHPDPTVTEAVILGLAANIDQVGRPLCPCNFYPDKAAEAKRREWICACDEMQKWKYCHCLLFVREDGLPITEYLPEGHEGRAIYGLVTDPTPDKGRALGRVLERRGEEGRASG, encoded by the coding sequence ATGGATCAGCCAAGCCCGAAAAACGTCGAAAAGATGTGGAACTACGCCCGCGCCTACGCCGCGAAGTCGGGAACAGTCTTTCATCCTGACCCGACGGTCACCGAGGCGGTCATTCTCGGTTTGGCCGCGAACATCGATCAGGTGGGGCGGCCGCTCTGTCCCTGCAACTTCTACCCCGACAAAGCAGCAGAAGCGAAGCGCCGCGAATGGATCTGCGCCTGCGACGAGATGCAGAAGTGGAAATACTGCCACTGCCTGCTCTTCGTCCGCGAGGATGGGCTGCCGATCACCGAGTATCTGCCGGAAGGACACGAAGGCCGGGCGATTTATGGGCTGGTGACTGACCCGACGCCGGACAAAGGGCGCGCGCTCGGCCGTGTCCTCGAACGCCGCGGGGAGGAGGGCCGCGCCTCAGGGTGA
- a CDS encoding helix-turn-helix transcriptional regulator, with the protein MPEETAVAQLIRRRLQALGLSVRQTSLQANLSHNTLRVILAGARPTAETCDALEHVLGLPKATLRLLAGWPLPEECFHFSEEWARQLLELATPELRQKVIGFLLAQTPRSSPPGESA; encoded by the coding sequence ATGCCCGAGGAGACTGCGGTCGCTCAGCTGATCCGCCGTCGGCTGCAGGCGCTTGGCCTCTCAGTGCGGCAAACCTCCCTGCAGGCCAACCTCAGCCATAATACTCTGCGCGTTATCCTCGCCGGCGCGCGGCCAACAGCGGAGACATGCGATGCGCTCGAGCATGTGCTGGGCTTGCCGAAAGCAACGCTCCGCCTCCTTGCGGGGTGGCCGCTCCCCGAAGAGTGCTTCCACTTTTCTGAGGAGTGGGCGCGCCAGCTCCTCGAGCTTGCGACCCCAGAACTGCGCCAAAAGGTGATCGGGTTCTTGCTGGCGCAGACGCCGCGCTCTTCGCCGCCCGGGGAGAGCGCGTGA
- a CDS encoding polysaccharide deacetylase family protein, whose translation MALMRALAAAAIGLAGVEAITAVVEWVWPASLGGRVYWRGRRDRRAVALTFDDGPTPYTERVLDLLRAAGAPATFFAIGQRVERLPATARRVVAEGHEIGNHTYSLAIQPLPWRFSLPTIAGEVARAQEAIAAVTGVRPRYFRTPAGQIGRNLWREVRRHNLAVVHGALPVAPPRWSARLQLRLLERQIAPGAILILHDGLDSDPMSAAPEATVALLPALLAAIRERGFDIVPLGVLLGHDGMAVGPRPP comes from the coding sequence ATGGCCCTGATGCGCGCGCTTGCGGCTGCAGCGATTGGGCTCGCCGGCGTCGAGGCGATCACGGCAGTGGTCGAATGGGTGTGGCCGGCCTCCCTCGGCGGGCGAGTCTACTGGCGCGGCCGGCGCGACCGCCGCGCTGTCGCCCTCACCTTCGACGATGGCCCAACACCCTATACCGAGCGTGTGCTCGACCTGCTCCGCGCGGCGGGCGCGCCGGCGACCTTCTTTGCCATCGGTCAGCGCGTCGAACGGCTTCCCGCGACAGCCCGGCGGGTCGTCGCGGAAGGACATGAGATCGGCAACCATACCTACTCGCTCGCTATCCAGCCGCTCCCGTGGCGCTTCTCGCTTCCGACCATCGCCGGCGAGGTGGCGCGGGCGCAGGAGGCGATCGCTGCCGTAACGGGCGTCCGTCCGCGCTACTTCCGGACGCCTGCCGGCCAGATCGGCCGCAACCTGTGGCGCGAGGTGCGCCGGCACAATCTCGCTGTCGTCCACGGGGCGCTGCCGGTCGCCCCGCCACGCTGGAGCGCCCGCCTTCAGCTGCGTCTCCTGGAGCGCCAAATTGCGCCCGGCGCAATCCTGATCCTGCACGACGGCCTCGACAGCGACCCGATGTCCGCTGCTCCCGAAGCGACGGTCGCGCTCTTGCCGGCGCTGCTCGCTGCCATCCGCGAGCGTGGCTTTGACATCGTTCCGCTCGGCGTGCTGCTCGGCCACGACGGCATGGCGGTTGGTCCCCGTCCTCCTTGA
- a CDS encoding DUF1684 domain-containing protein, with product MEDRLALLDWRRQVAALYAEVRAAGPDPTAAARFRAARDRLFAEHPQSPLGAARVGFPGLRWYPYDPAYRVVAPVEPAPLAWREVPAGADGVVRLERFGRVRFVLAGLPATLDLYWIAGYGGGVFLPFRDATNGSETYGGGRYLLDTIKGADLGSEGDALVLDFNYAYNPSCCYDDRWVCPLAPPENTLAQAVRAGERAFVRPTPA from the coding sequence ATGGAGGATCGCCTCGCTCTTCTCGACTGGCGCCGCCAAGTCGCAGCACTTTATGCTGAGGTCCGCGCCGCCGGACCCGACCCCACCGCCGCCGCTCGCTTCCGCGCCGCCCGCGACCGCCTCTTCGCCGAGCACCCGCAATCGCCGCTCGGCGCAGCGCGGGTCGGCTTCCCCGGGCTGCGCTGGTATCCCTACGACCCGGCCTACCGCGTCGTCGCGCCCGTTGAGCCGGCGCCGCTGGCCTGGCGCGAAGTCCCAGCGGGAGCAGATGGCGTCGTCCGGCTGGAGCGGTTCGGCCGTGTCCGGTTCGTGCTCGCTGGACTGCCGGCGACGCTCGACCTGTACTGGATTGCCGGCTACGGCGGCGGCGTGTTTCTGCCGTTCCGTGACGCGACGAACGGCAGCGAAACCTACGGCGGCGGCCGCTACCTGCTCGACACGATCAAGGGCGCCGACCTTGGCAGCGAAGGCGACGCCTTAGTGCTCGATTTCAACTACGCCTACAACCCCTCGTGCTGCTACGATGACCGCTGGGTCTGCCCGCTCGCCCCGCCGGAGAACACCTTAGCCCAAGCGGTACGCGCCGGCGAGCGCGCCTTCGTCCGCCCGACGCCCGCCTGA
- a CDS encoding alpha/beta hydrolase, with protein MTAGCPTTWAAGEGEMADYRDGFITVNGMRFHYLDWGDPTAPPVVLLHGTTSNAHSWDRVAAMLARKYRAVALDARNHGDSDTSPVPYNRDMLADDVAATVDALGFETFGLIGLSMGGRTAMVYAGHHPERVERLVIEDIGPETPPEATARVMERIRSSPQRFRSLDEYIAWSRQSLQFADEEWLREKARHATRLLPDGTYENKYRHNESQNAPLTTALDLWEHITRITCPTLIVRGSESDVLTAEIADRMARVMPNARHIVIERAGHPVHEDNPRDTIRAYAEFFGVPLD; from the coding sequence ATGACCGCTGGCTGCCCCACCACCTGGGCAGCGGGAGAAGGCGAGATGGCCGACTATCGCGATGGATTCATCACCGTCAATGGAATGCGCTTCCACTACCTCGATTGGGGCGACCCCACCGCGCCGCCGGTAGTCCTGCTCCACGGCACTACCTCCAATGCCCACTCCTGGGACCGGGTGGCGGCGATGCTCGCCCGGAAGTACCGGGCAGTCGCTCTCGATGCCCGCAACCACGGCGACAGCGACACCTCGCCCGTTCCCTACAACCGCGATATGCTCGCCGACGACGTGGCGGCGACGGTCGACGCGCTCGGGTTCGAGACGTTCGGCCTGATCGGGCTGTCGATGGGCGGCCGAACGGCGATGGTCTACGCCGGCCACCATCCGGAGCGGGTCGAGCGGCTGGTCATCGAGGACATCGGCCCGGAGACGCCCCCGGAAGCAACAGCGCGGGTGATGGAGCGCATTCGGAGCTCGCCTCAGCGTTTCCGCTCGCTCGACGAGTACATCGCGTGGTCGCGTCAGTCGCTCCAGTTTGCGGATGAGGAGTGGCTGCGCGAGAAAGCGCGCCATGCCACCCGCCTGCTGCCTGACGGCACATACGAGAACAAGTATCGTCATAATGAGTCGCAGAACGCGCCCCTCACTACCGCGCTCGACCTCTGGGAGCACATCACGCGCATCACCTGTCCGACGCTGATCGTCCGCGGGAGCGAGAGCGATGTGCTGACCGCCGAGATCGCCGACCGGATGGCGCGGGTGATGCCGAACGCCCGCCATATTGTCATCGAGCGGGCCGGCCATCCGGTGCACGAGGACAACCCGCGCGACACCATTCGTGCCTATGCCGAGTTCTTCGGCGTCCCGCTCGACTGA
- a CDS encoding TIGR03617 family F420-dependent LLM class oxidoreductase encodes MKIELALRVLPPSRVAPLARLAEEAGFDAVSVNETARDSVVAVTAAAAATRRIEVATSVTLAFPRSPTVTAMAAWDLQELSGGRFTLGLGSQVRGHLIRRFGVEWRPPVPRMRDYVGALRALWHAFATGAPLNYQSEHYRLTLLTREFNPGPQPFPPPRVHLAAVNPAMCRLAGEIADGLRTHPLMTPRYLETVVLPAVRAGRERGGRAGQPFDLVAASFQALGDSDEAVARAREEARRMIAFYASTPAYRPVLSTHGLDDLGEKLARMAAAGQWDHLAAEVADDVLDTFTLSGRLDDLPRLVAERYQGLVTRFALFSPPRELLADRDRLAALVRALRDCAIPAAF; translated from the coding sequence GTGAAGATCGAGCTTGCTCTTCGGGTCCTCCCGCCCTCTCGCGTCGCGCCGTTGGCGCGCCTCGCCGAGGAGGCCGGCTTCGACGCGGTCAGCGTCAACGAGACCGCGCGCGACTCTGTGGTGGCGGTCACGGCCGCGGCAGCAGCGACCCGCCGGATCGAGGTCGCCACCTCGGTGACCCTCGCCTTTCCACGCAGCCCCACAGTGACGGCGATGGCGGCGTGGGATTTGCAGGAGCTGAGCGGCGGGCGCTTCACGCTCGGGCTTGGCTCCCAAGTGCGCGGTCACCTTATCCGCCGCTTCGGCGTCGAGTGGCGGCCGCCAGTGCCGCGGATGCGCGACTACGTCGGCGCGCTGCGGGCGCTCTGGCACGCCTTTGCCACCGGCGCCCCGCTCAATTACCAGAGCGAGCACTATCGCCTGACCTTGCTCACTCGCGAGTTCAACCCTGGCCCGCAGCCGTTTCCGCCGCCTCGAGTGCACCTTGCCGCCGTCAACCCGGCGATGTGCCGGCTTGCCGGCGAGATTGCCGACGGGCTGCGGACCCACCCGCTGATGACACCCCGCTACCTCGAGACAGTCGTTCTGCCGGCCGTCCGCGCGGGACGGGAGCGCGGCGGCCGCGCCGGCCAGCCGTTCGACCTCGTCGCCGCCTCGTTTCAAGCGCTCGGCGACAGCGACGAGGCGGTCGCGCGCGCCCGCGAGGAAGCGCGGCGAATGATTGCCTTCTATGCCTCGACGCCGGCCTATCGGCCGGTGCTCTCGACACACGGGCTGGACGACCTCGGCGAGAAGCTGGCGCGGATGGCCGCCGCGGGCCAATGGGATCACCTCGCTGCCGAGGTCGCTGACGATGTGCTCGACACCTTCACCCTAAGCGGGCGCTTGGACGACCTGCCGCGGCTGGTGGCCGAACGCTATCAGGGGCTCGTCACGCGCTTCGCGCTCTTCTCGCCGCCGCGCGAGCTGCTCGCTGACCGCGACCGGCTCGCGGCGCTCGTCCGGGCTCTCCGCGATTGCGCCATTCCCGCTGCGTTCTGA
- a CDS encoding hemolysin family protein has translation METVLQLLAVAALVFANGFFVASEFALVSVRRSRIEQLVAEGVGSAKVVQRTLHRLDGAIAATQLGITMASIALGWIGEAAVAHLLEPLFAFLPGILPVVSAHALAVAVAFATITALHIILGELAPKTLALQRSEQVALTIARPLELFYLVFRPAIAVLNGAGNWVVRRLGLRPASGHELVHSVEELEILIESSKRAGVLDEEEAQLLGRVFDFSERPAHRIMTPRTEIIAVPDTATLPQLLAVAREQNVSRVPVYHGTIDNIIGMVLLKDLLRALPEVSNGSAPSFDIQQVMRPVLLVPETISIDELLKRMREQKLHLAILLDEFGGTAGLVTMEDIIEEIFGEIRDESDVDETEEEIIATENGALIDGHTDIQDVNERFGLTLDDSEYDTIGGYVFGALGRAPRVGDRIDVDGYRFEVVAVEGMRISRLRLTRLEGDAASKTAGQPSP, from the coding sequence TTGGAAACCGTTTTACAACTGCTTGCCGTCGCCGCGCTCGTCTTCGCCAATGGCTTCTTTGTCGCCTCAGAGTTCGCCCTTGTCTCGGTGCGTCGCTCTCGGATCGAACAGCTGGTCGCGGAAGGAGTGGGGTCAGCCAAGGTGGTGCAGCGGACACTCCACCGCCTTGATGGCGCTATCGCCGCGACCCAACTTGGCATCACGATGGCAAGCATCGCCCTTGGCTGGATCGGCGAGGCTGCAGTCGCCCATCTGCTCGAGCCGCTCTTTGCTTTTCTGCCCGGCATTCTTCCCGTGGTCAGCGCTCACGCGCTTGCCGTCGCGGTCGCCTTCGCGACGATCACCGCGCTCCACATCATCCTTGGCGAACTTGCGCCGAAGACCCTCGCCCTGCAGCGGAGCGAGCAGGTCGCCCTGACGATCGCGCGCCCCCTCGAGCTCTTCTATCTCGTCTTCCGGCCCGCGATCGCGGTACTGAACGGCGCCGGCAACTGGGTCGTCCGACGCCTCGGACTTCGCCCGGCGAGCGGGCATGAGCTCGTGCATAGTGTCGAAGAGCTCGAAATTCTCATCGAGTCGAGCAAGCGGGCCGGGGTGCTCGATGAAGAAGAAGCGCAGCTGCTCGGCCGCGTCTTCGACTTCAGCGAACGCCCAGCCCACCGCATTATGACCCCGCGCACCGAGATCATCGCCGTTCCCGACACGGCAACCCTGCCGCAGCTGCTCGCCGTCGCCCGCGAGCAGAATGTCAGCCGCGTCCCGGTCTACCACGGCACGATCGACAACATCATCGGCATGGTGCTGCTGAAGGATCTCCTCCGCGCTCTTCCGGAGGTGAGCAACGGCTCCGCTCCTTCCTTCGATATTCAGCAGGTCATGCGGCCGGTGCTGCTGGTGCCGGAGACGATCTCGATCGATGAGCTGCTCAAGCGGATGCGCGAGCAGAAGCTCCACCTCGCGATCTTGCTCGACGAGTTCGGGGGCACCGCTGGGCTCGTCACGATGGAAGATATCATCGAGGAGATTTTTGGCGAGATCCGCGACGAGTCCGACGTCGACGAAACGGAAGAGGAGATCATCGCGACCGAGAACGGCGCGCTGATCGACGGCCACACCGACATTCAGGATGTCAATGAGCGCTTCGGCCTGACGCTCGACGACTCGGAATATGACACCATCGGCGGCTATGTCTTCGGCGCGCTCGGACGCGCCCCGCGCGTTGGCGACCGCATCGACGTTGACGGCTATCGCTTCGAGGTGGTGGCGGTCGAGGGCATGCGGATCAGCCGGCTCCGTCTGACGCGGCTGGAAGGCGACGCGGCGTCCAAGACGGCCGGGCAGCCCTCACCCTGA
- a CDS encoding thiamine pyrophosphate-binding protein, with the protein MANGGAAVSRAIQREGARTVFSLAGAGHARILDALDRDGVRIVSARHETAAVVAADGYARITGRVGFAVLISKQGLPNALTGIMEARQACSPVVVILARPPISHDDPGSGLDDELAFVRPFTKWARIVYDQERLAEYVHHAAHVARSGRPGPAVLAIPQDLLAAEVQEQRREDEPIVPPPPPDPSPAAIEAAAALLAAARRPLIVAGSGAVRAGEGLSRLAREFCIPVLGHALGRGAVPEDMELGFPWPLAQVAAKEADVVLVLGARLSDRLGYGLPPRFHPEARFIQVDIAGEELRRARPIEVPIVADAGRAALALADALARKLGGARPLSDAAPGYVTAALANRLARIAEVGLGDDGPLHPYRIARDLTPLIPRNAIVVGDGADALNFMLAYLRIYQAPSYLDHYPSGSMGIGTPLAIGAAAAARELAETTGTSPRPVFLLTGDGAFGFYLAELNSIALAKLPIRIVVINDNAWGTERHGQRRTLGRTVNTDLGETRYDRIAQGFGIEAFHVAAPRAVRPALERLVAAPGPALVDCWVDREAGALRKEDPRLQMIPHDDITTSRRPHATPSVA; encoded by the coding sequence ATGGCAAATGGCGGCGCAGCGGTCAGCCGCGCGATCCAGCGCGAGGGCGCGCGGACGGTCTTTTCGCTCGCGGGAGCAGGGCATGCCCGCATCCTCGACGCACTCGACCGCGACGGCGTGCGGATCGTCAGCGCTCGCCACGAGACAGCGGCTGTCGTCGCGGCAGATGGCTACGCCCGCATTACCGGGCGGGTCGGCTTCGCGGTCCTGATCAGCAAACAAGGGTTGCCGAACGCGCTGACCGGCATCATGGAAGCGCGGCAGGCCTGCTCGCCCGTCGTCGTGATCCTCGCGCGGCCGCCGATCTCCCACGACGATCCCGGCAGCGGGCTGGACGATGAGCTCGCCTTCGTCCGTCCGTTCACCAAATGGGCGCGCATCGTCTACGACCAAGAACGGCTCGCCGAGTATGTCCATCATGCGGCCCACGTAGCGCGGAGCGGCCGTCCTGGGCCGGCGGTGCTCGCCATCCCGCAGGACCTGCTCGCTGCCGAGGTGCAGGAACAACGCCGCGAGGATGAGCCGATCGTTCCCCCACCGCCGCCGGACCCGTCGCCGGCGGCGATCGAGGCGGCCGCTGCCCTGCTCGCAGCCGCGCGCCGACCCCTGATTGTCGCCGGCAGCGGCGCCGTGCGGGCCGGCGAGGGCCTCAGCCGACTGGCGCGGGAGTTCTGCATCCCGGTGCTCGGCCACGCGCTCGGTCGGGGTGCAGTTCCGGAAGACATGGAACTCGGTTTTCCGTGGCCGCTGGCGCAGGTGGCCGCCAAGGAGGCTGATGTCGTGCTGGTGCTCGGAGCACGCCTGTCGGACCGCCTCGGTTATGGGCTGCCGCCCCGCTTTCACCCCGAAGCACGCTTCATTCAAGTAGACATCGCCGGCGAGGAGCTGCGGCGGGCGCGGCCGATCGAGGTGCCGATCGTTGCCGACGCGGGACGGGCCGCGCTTGCCCTCGCCGACGCGCTCGCCCGCAAGCTCGGCGGCGCCCGCCCGCTCTCCGACGCTGCGCCCGGCTATGTCACTGCCGCGCTGGCGAACCGCCTCGCCCGGATCGCGGAGGTCGGTCTCGGCGACGACGGTCCCCTCCACCCCTACCGCATCGCCCGCGACCTGACCCCGCTCATTCCCCGCAACGCGATCGTCGTTGGTGACGGCGCCGATGCACTCAACTTCATGCTCGCCTACCTTCGCATCTACCAAGCCCCCAGCTACCTAGACCATTACCCCTCCGGCTCGATGGGGATCGGCACGCCGCTCGCAATCGGCGCGGCCGCCGCTGCCCGCGAACTCGCCGAGACGACGGGAACATCGCCGCGGCCAGTCTTTCTGCTCACGGGGGACGGCGCGTTCGGCTTCTACCTCGCCGAACTGAACAGCATCGCGCTCGCCAAGCTGCCGATCCGGATCGTGGTGATCAACGACAATGCGTGGGGGACAGAGCGCCACGGCCAGCGCCGAACGTTGGGACGGACAGTCAACACCGACCTTGGCGAGACGCGCTATGACCGGATCGCCCAGGGGTTCGGCATCGAGGCGTTTCATGTCGCCGCGCCGCGGGCGGTGCGCCCGGCGCTCGAGCGGCTCGTCGCTGCGCCGGGCCCGGCGCTCGTCGACTGCTGGGTCGACCGCGAGGCGGGGGCGCTGCGCAAGGAAGACCCGCGCCTCCAGATGATCCCGCACGACGACATCACGACCAGCCGCCGGCCGCACGCGACGCCCTCGGTCGCCTAA